A single Leptidea sinapis chromosome 2, ilLepSina1.1, whole genome shotgun sequence DNA region contains:
- the LOC126975367 gene encoding 4-hydroxybenzoate polyprenyltransferase, mitochondrial, whose protein sequence is MLLRQYKQILQMHKAMPVSQCICGHLYYKHQRLDKLYRVHSTQSDQHRQKVVIETSTPKIVIDKIPHSNLKVYWRDKVDPYIQLSRWDRPTGVYLLYYPGAWSIALASLPGNVDAYTSLYVAGLFLAGAGLMRGAGCTINDLWDRDIDAQVERTKNRPLVSGVISQKQAVGFLAAQLSLSLGILLQLNCYSIVLGASSMFFVITYPLAKRFTRYPQLYLGATFNWGALLGYSALQGQVDPAVCIPLYTAAMAWTVLYDTIYAHQDKIDDSRIGIKSTALTFGANTKPALTAALAISLAGFGLAGNAAGLAWPYYAALGAYATHAGLQIYTLNPDNPADCAKKFKSNTLVGLIILMGIIGGGYHTYLENRKKNNGSDTSAARSCLFG, encoded by the exons ATGCTCCTGAGGCagtataaacaaatattacaaatgCATAAAGCAATGCCTGTATCACAGTGTATATGTGGACACTTGTATTATAAGCACCAAAGATTAGATAAGTTGTACAGAGTACATTCAACACAGAGTGATCAGCATAGACAGAAAGTTGTCATTGAGACCAGTACACCAAAGATAGTGATAGATAAGATCCCACATTCTAATTTAAAGGTGTATTGGAGGGATAAAGTTGATCCATACATACAGTTGTCTCGGTGGGACAGACCTACAG GAGTTTACCTACTCTATTACCCTGGCGCCTGGTCAATAGCATTGGCATCATTACCTGGGAATGTAGACGCATATACCAGTTTGTATGTGGCTGGCTTGTTCCTGGCCGGAGCTGGATTGATGAGAGGCGCTGGATGCACCATCAACGATCTGTGGGACAGAGATATTGATGCACAg GTAGAAAGAACGAAGAATCGTCCTCTGGTCTCCGGGGTGATATCCCAGAAGCAAGCGGTTGGGTTCCTTGCTGCACAGCTGAGCTTGTCCCTGGGGATTCTGCTGCAGCTAAATTGCTACAGCATAGTGCTCGGTGCTAGCAGTATGT tTTTCGTAATAACATATCCCCTTGCGAAACGTTTCACGCGATACCCTCAATTGTATCTCGGGGCAACATTCAACTGGGGCGCACTTCTTGGGTATTCAGCACTACAAGGGCAAGTGGATCCTGCTGTCTGCATACCTTTGTACACCGCTGCCATGGCTTGGACCGTGCTGTATGATACTATATATGCACATCag GATAAAATCGACGATTCTAGAATAGGTATCAAGTCGACCGCGTTGACGTTCGGTGCTAATACTAAACCAGCCTTAACGGCTGCTTTAGCCATCAGCTTAGCCGGCTTCGGATTGGCCGGCAATGCGGCTGGCTTGGCATGGCCGTACTACGCGGCTTTGGGTGCCTATGCAACTCATGCTGGTTTACAG ATATATACACTTAACCCAGACAACCCAGCAGACTGCGCCAAAAAATTCAAATCGAACACCTTAGTCGGGCTTATAATACTGATGGGCATCATCGGGGGAGGTTATCACACATATCTGGAGAACAGGAAGAAGAATAACGGGAGTGACACCAGTGCTGCCAGGAGCTGTTTATTCGGTTGA